In Candidatus Desulforudis audaxviator MP104C, a genomic segment contains:
- the aprB gene encoding adenylyl-sulfate reductase subunit beta, giving the protein MPTFVMTEKCDGCKGQDKTACMYICPNDLMVLDKERMKAYNRAPDECWECLCCVKICPQQAMDMRGYADFVPMGAACVPLRGSQDIMWTVKFRNGTVKRFKFPIRTTDEGTAVPDGGYGAGVDDINDVVHLYTEPASLGVAVPKP; this is encoded by the coding sequence ATGCCGACATTTGTAATGACCGAAAAGTGCGACGGCTGCAAGGGGCAGGACAAAACCGCGTGCATGTACATTTGCCCCAACGACTTGATGGTCCTGGACAAGGAAAGAATGAAGGCCTACAACCGGGCTCCGGACGAGTGCTGGGAGTGTCTCTGCTGTGTCAAGATCTGCCCGCAGCAGGCGATGGACATGCGGGGTTACGCCGACTTTGTCCCGATGGGCGCGGCTTGCGTGCCGCTCAGGGGTTCGCAGGACATCATGTGGACCGTTAAGTTCCGGAACGGCACAGTCAAGCGCTTCAAGTTCCCCATCCGGACCACCGACGAGGGCACCGCGGTACCCGATGGCGGATACGGTGCGGGCGTGGACGATATCAACGATGTGGTCCACCTGTACACCGAGCCGGCTTCGCTGGGCGTGGCTGTACCCAAGCCCTAA
- a CDS encoding CoB--CoM heterodisulfide reductase iron-sulfur subunit A family protein produces MANKSILVVGGGISGLTTALEAAEVGYEVYLVEKNPYLGGRVAQLHQYFPKLCPPNCGLEINFRRLRKNPRIKFFTCAEVEKISGRKGDFDVTVKLSPRYIKPECTACGDCVAVCPAERPNDFNYGLDTTKAIYLPHPFAFPLKYLIDRQACPDGCAKCVEACKYNVIDLTMAPETVNLKVGAVVYATGWKPYDAAKISYYGFGRLKNVITNVMLERLAVPNGPTEGRIVRPSDGKQPETIAFVQCAGSRDENHQAYCSQICCLATLKQITYIREKNPDAKIYVFYIDIRALGKYEDFYTKVAKDENVVFIKGKVGEITADPATGDLTLETEDQEAGKTVTQKVNLVVLATGMAPSTLEAPVPSELAAADAGGFVVSDIAETGIGGAGCARKPMEVSASVRDATAAALKAIQATVGGGK; encoded by the coding sequence ATGGCAAACAAAAGCATCCTGGTTGTCGGGGGAGGGATAAGTGGGCTGACCACGGCCCTGGAAGCGGCGGAGGTGGGCTACGAGGTCTATCTCGTGGAGAAGAACCCCTACCTGGGCGGCCGGGTCGCTCAACTGCACCAGTACTTCCCCAAACTATGCCCGCCGAACTGCGGGTTGGAAATCAACTTCCGGCGCTTGCGCAAAAATCCCAGGATCAAGTTTTTCACCTGTGCCGAGGTCGAGAAGATCTCCGGCCGAAAGGGAGACTTTGACGTCACCGTCAAGCTGAGCCCGCGTTACATCAAGCCGGAGTGCACCGCGTGTGGCGACTGCGTGGCGGTCTGCCCGGCGGAGCGGCCGAATGATTTCAACTACGGCCTGGACACCACCAAAGCGATCTACCTGCCCCACCCGTTCGCCTTCCCCTTGAAGTACTTGATCGACCGTCAAGCCTGTCCTGATGGCTGTGCCAAGTGCGTCGAGGCGTGCAAGTACAACGTGATCGATCTCACCATGGCCCCGGAGACGGTGAACCTGAAGGTAGGGGCGGTGGTGTACGCCACCGGTTGGAAGCCGTACGATGCCGCCAAGATCAGCTACTACGGTTTCGGGCGCTTGAAGAACGTCATCACCAACGTCATGCTGGAGCGGTTGGCGGTACCCAACGGCCCGACCGAGGGCCGGATCGTCCGCCCGTCCGACGGGAAGCAGCCGGAGACCATCGCCTTTGTGCAATGTGCCGGCTCGCGGGACGAGAATCACCAGGCCTACTGCTCGCAGATCTGCTGTCTGGCTACCTTGAAGCAGATCACCTACATCCGGGAAAAGAACCCCGACGCCAAAATCTACGTTTTCTACATCGACATCCGGGCGCTGGGCAAGTACGAGGACTTTTACACCAAGGTGGCCAAGGACGAAAACGTGGTCTTCATCAAGGGCAAGGTCGGTGAGATCACCGCGGACCCGGCCACCGGAGACCTGACCCTCGAGACCGAGGATCAGGAGGCGGGCAAGACCGTCACCCAGAAAGTGAACCTGGTGGTGCTGGCGACCGGCATGGCGCCGTCCACTTTGGAAGCTCCGGTCCCCTCGGAACTGGCCGCGGCCGACGCGGGCGGTTTCGTGGTTTCCGACATAGCCGAGACGGGCATCGGCGGCGCCGGGTGCGCCCGGAAGCCGATGGAGGTTTCGGCGTCCGTGCGCGACGCCACAGCGGCCGCGCTCAAAGCCATTCAGGCTACGGTGGGGGGTGGCAAGTAG
- the lgt gene encoding prolipoprotein diacylglyceryl transferase, with product MHPVIAYLGPFTITSYGVMVAVGVLVGLFVVLRVGRREGIDTDTLLDLALYMIAAGVVGARAAYVFLHWENFRTAPLEMLRFWDGGGLSFFGSLGLCLLVAIWFTRRRRLRLARVGDLLVLGVAAGYPFGRIGCFLNGCCYGLPTNHAFGIVFPFDEVARHPTQLYSFGFGVVIFLVLWRLSLKKPFDGYVMGFFLILYAAYRFVIDFWRVSPASNITELTVGQLVSLAVIAASGAFLYAARRRASSPPGRP from the coding sequence TTGCATCCGGTTATAGCGTATTTGGGGCCGTTCACCATCACCAGCTACGGGGTGATGGTGGCGGTCGGGGTCCTGGTGGGACTGTTCGTTGTCCTGCGGGTGGGCCGGCGCGAGGGGATCGACACCGACACCCTGCTTGACCTGGCGCTCTACATGATTGCGGCCGGGGTGGTCGGGGCCCGGGCTGCCTACGTGTTCCTGCATTGGGAGAATTTCCGGACGGCACCGTTGGAGATGCTGCGGTTCTGGGACGGGGGCGGGCTCTCGTTCTTCGGCTCCCTGGGGCTTTGCCTGCTGGTGGCGATTTGGTTCACCCGGCGCCGGCGGCTGAGGCTGGCCCGGGTGGGAGACCTTCTGGTCCTGGGGGTGGCGGCCGGCTACCCGTTCGGGCGGATCGGCTGCTTCTTGAACGGGTGCTGTTACGGGCTGCCCACGAACCACGCGTTCGGAATCGTCTTCCCGTTTGACGAAGTGGCCCGGCACCCGACCCAGTTGTATTCTTTCGGTTTCGGCGTGGTCATCTTCCTGGTGCTCTGGCGGCTGAGCTTGAAAAAGCCGTTTGACGGGTACGTGATGGGTTTTTTCCTGATCCTGTACGCCGCCTACCGCTTTGTGATCGATTTCTGGCGGGTCTCACCGGCCAGCAACATCACGGAACTGACAGTGGGGCAGTTGGTGAGCCTGGCGGTGATCGCCGCGAGCGGCGCCTTCCTGTACGCCGCCCGGCGCCGGGCCTCCAGCCCGCCCGGCCGGCCGTAA
- a CDS encoding adenylyl-sulfate reductase subunit alpha translates to MAREREYIDADVLIIGGGTAGCLAAWEARQAGGDNLKIVILEKAFIRNSGALSAGMNALNMYVNQGKPEDLVAYIRYDMCGAPVREDILLSVAELVNETVAMMEKEGLPIKKKADGSYLNRGKWNIEINGSLLKPITANMAIKARAKVYNRVYVTDLITVDGQVAGCVGFGVRDGKYYVARGKVVMVCAGGAAGIWRPRGQGDAHHRIWYYPFNTGGSYAMCKRAGAKMVGFDSRFVPVRTKDTYAATGTMSIGMWAPMINAKGEAFMREREEYVKLGGHTAPTPIRVLAYCREMQENRGPCYMDTTRGDPQRVEGLKSQYLDMSPILVLYWGCNDINPGREPVEIDADNPSIVGANAATAGAWTIGTSRMTTVERLFVSGDALGAAPSRFISGSWTCGRLAGRSMVGYIKEKRPELLELDPAVLADLEKKIFAPLERYEKCSFFTSGDPVEGVFPNQMEWRMQHIMEEYCGGRSRWFYVNETNLGIARKLINRMRREQLQYLVAKDLHQLQLAWDVINRLDVCQLVIDHIDYRKETRYPGYVNRTDYPEVDDANFDCFITSVWNAETDELTFDKEPYEQIIPGDRKAQTI, encoded by the coding sequence GTGGCACGAGAGAGAGAATACATCGATGCCGACGTTCTGATCATCGGCGGCGGCACGGCTGGTTGCTTGGCCGCCTGGGAAGCGCGTCAGGCCGGTGGTGACAACCTGAAGATCGTAATTCTGGAAAAGGCCTTCATCCGCAACAGCGGCGCCCTCTCGGCCGGGATGAACGCGTTGAACATGTACGTCAACCAAGGTAAGCCGGAAGACCTGGTGGCCTACATCCGCTATGACATGTGCGGCGCGCCGGTGCGCGAAGACATCCTGTTGAGCGTTGCCGAACTGGTCAACGAAACGGTGGCCATGATGGAAAAAGAGGGGCTGCCGATCAAGAAAAAGGCTGATGGCAGTTACCTGAACCGCGGCAAGTGGAACATCGAAATTAACGGTTCGCTCTTGAAACCAATCACCGCCAACATGGCCATCAAGGCGCGGGCCAAAGTTTACAACCGGGTTTACGTGACGGACTTGATTACGGTGGACGGCCAGGTGGCCGGGTGCGTCGGTTTCGGCGTCCGGGACGGCAAGTACTACGTGGCCCGCGGCAAAGTGGTCATGGTTTGCGCCGGCGGGGCTGCCGGAATCTGGCGTCCCCGGGGCCAGGGGGACGCCCACCACCGGATCTGGTACTACCCGTTTAACACCGGCGGGTCCTACGCCATGTGCAAACGGGCCGGGGCCAAGATGGTCGGGTTCGACAGCCGTTTCGTACCGGTCCGGACCAAGGACACCTACGCCGCGACCGGAACCATGTCCATCGGCATGTGGGCCCCTATGATCAACGCTAAGGGCGAGGCCTTCATGCGCGAGCGTGAGGAATACGTCAAGCTCGGCGGGCACACGGCGCCTACCCCGATCCGGGTGCTGGCATACTGCCGGGAGATGCAGGAAAACCGCGGCCCCTGCTACATGGACACCACCAGGGGTGACCCGCAGCGTGTGGAGGGTTTGAAATCCCAGTATCTGGACATGTCTCCCATCCTGGTGCTGTACTGGGGCTGCAACGACATCAACCCCGGCCGGGAGCCGGTGGAGATCGACGCCGACAACCCGTCCATTGTCGGGGCGAACGCGGCCACCGCCGGGGCCTGGACGATCGGCACCTCCCGGATGACCACGGTGGAACGCCTGTTTGTTTCTGGAGACGCGCTGGGCGCCGCGCCGTCGCGCTTCATCTCCGGAAGTTGGACCTGCGGCCGCCTGGCCGGGCGCAGCATGGTTGGCTACATCAAGGAGAAGCGGCCCGAACTACTGGAACTTGACCCCGCGGTGCTCGCGGATCTGGAAAAAAAGATCTTCGCACCCCTGGAAAGGTACGAGAAGTGCAGTTTCTTCACCAGCGGGGACCCGGTGGAAGGCGTGTTCCCGAACCAGATGGAGTGGCGGATGCAGCACATCATGGAGGAATACTGCGGCGGCCGTTCCCGGTGGTTCTACGTGAACGAAACCAACCTGGGCATCGCCCGCAAGCTCATCAACCGGATGCGGCGGGAACAGTTGCAGTACCTGGTGGCGAAAGACCTGCACCAACTGCAGCTCGCCTGGGACGTAATCAACCGTCTGGACGTTTGCCAACTGGTCATTGACCATATCGACTACCGGAAGGAAACCCGGTACCCGGGCTACGTCAACCGTACCGACTACCCGGAAGTGGACGACGCGAATTTCGACTGCTTCATCACCTCGGTGTGGAATGCGGAGACCGACGAACTGACCTTTGACAAGGAGCCCTACGAACAGATCATTCCTGGCGACCGCAAGGCCCAGACCATATGA
- the aprA gene encoding adenylyl-sulfate reductase subunit alpha, whose protein sequence is MPNFETVEVTTDLLIVGGGMAACGAAVEAAHWAKKHGLKVTLVDKAAMDRSGAVAQGLSAINLYVGLRDNENTVMDYVEYVRNDLMGIARDDLVYNIARHVDSTVHLFEKWGLPIWPKGEDDPFRIGPYQRGGRWQVMINGESYKIIVAEAAKNALGKDNIYERVFIVEPIVENNRIAGAVGFSVREEKFYVFRAKAVLCAMGGCVGVFRPRSSGEGLGRSWYPPFSTGSSAYFTIKAGAEMTCQEVRFIPVRFKDAYGPVGAWFLLFKSVATNAFGENYMVTNAAELEKWGKYGKVKPIPANLRNYLGMIDVSAGKGPIYMQTADAIKRLAAKYEGDEKAFKKKMKHLHDEAWEDFLDMTISQALLWAACNINPEEKESEIAAAEPYFIGSHSGASGAWVSGPDDVAPPEYFWGYPNLTTVDGLFAAGDASGASSHKFSSGSHAEGRIAGKAACKYLVDKNPDLPNVDPAVVEALKAKILAPLDRFQEFKDFTTAPEVNPNYILPKQYKHRIQKLMDEYAGGWGSNFTTSKMLLEKGMEYLQMLKEDSEKLAARDLNELMRCWENIHRTWVAESHIRTILFREETRWPGYYFRADFPNMDDNWEVFVNCKWDPNTGEWEVFKRDIIRL, encoded by the coding sequence ATGCCGAATTTTGAAACTGTAGAAGTCACCACTGATCTCTTGATCGTCGGTGGCGGCATGGCGGCCTGCGGTGCGGCGGTGGAAGCGGCGCACTGGGCGAAAAAGCACGGGCTGAAAGTGACCCTGGTTGACAAAGCCGCCATGGACCGGAGCGGTGCCGTTGCTCAGGGCCTCTCGGCCATCAACCTGTATGTCGGCCTGCGCGACAATGAGAACACCGTGATGGACTACGTGGAGTACGTGCGGAATGACCTGATGGGTATCGCCCGCGACGACCTCGTTTACAACATCGCCCGGCACGTCGACTCCACCGTGCACCTGTTCGAGAAGTGGGGTCTGCCGATCTGGCCGAAAGGCGAAGACGACCCCTTCCGGATCGGTCCGTATCAGCGGGGCGGCCGCTGGCAGGTTATGATCAACGGTGAGTCCTACAAGATCATCGTGGCGGAAGCCGCCAAGAACGCCCTCGGCAAGGATAACATCTACGAGCGCGTGTTCATCGTGGAACCGATTGTGGAAAACAACCGGATCGCCGGTGCGGTCGGCTTCAGTGTCCGCGAGGAGAAGTTCTACGTGTTCCGCGCGAAGGCCGTCCTGTGCGCGATGGGCGGCTGCGTGGGCGTGTTCCGTCCGCGGTCCTCCGGTGAGGGTCTCGGCCGGTCCTGGTACCCGCCGTTCTCCACCGGCTCCAGCGCCTACTTCACCATCAAGGCCGGCGCCGAGATGACCTGCCAGGAAGTCCGGTTCATTCCGGTCCGCTTCAAGGACGCTTACGGCCCGGTCGGCGCGTGGTTCCTGCTCTTCAAGTCCGTCGCGACCAACGCCTTCGGCGAAAACTATATGGTGACCAACGCCGCCGAACTCGAAAAGTGGGGCAAGTACGGCAAGGTCAAGCCGATCCCGGCCAACCTGCGTAACTACCTTGGTATGATCGACGTCTCGGCCGGCAAGGGCCCGATCTACATGCAGACGGCCGACGCCATCAAGCGCCTCGCCGCCAAGTACGAGGGCGACGAGAAGGCCTTCAAGAAGAAGATGAAGCACCTCCATGATGAAGCTTGGGAAGACTTCCTCGACATGACCATCTCTCAGGCCCTCCTGTGGGCGGCCTGCAACATCAACCCCGAGGAGAAAGAGTCCGAAATCGCCGCCGCTGAGCCGTACTTCATCGGTTCGCACTCCGGGGCCTCCGGCGCCTGGGTCAGCGGTCCGGACGACGTAGCGCCGCCGGAATACTTCTGGGGCTACCCCAACCTGACCACGGTCGATGGCCTGTTCGCCGCCGGTGACGCCTCCGGCGCGTCCAGCCACAAGTTCTCCTCCGGTTCGCACGCGGAAGGCCGCATCGCCGGCAAGGCCGCCTGCAAGTACCTGGTTGACAAGAACCCCGACCTGCCGAACGTGGACCCGGCGGTTGTCGAGGCCCTCAAGGCCAAGATCCTGGCCCCGCTTGACCGGTTCCAGGAGTTCAAGGACTTCACCACCGCTCCGGAAGTCAACCCGAACTACATCCTGCCGAAGCAGTACAAGCACCGCATCCAGAAGCTGATGGATGAGTATGCCGGCGGCTGGGGCTCTAACTTCACCACCAGCAAGATGCTGCTGGAGAAGGGCATGGAGTACCTGCAGATGTTGAAGGAAGACTCCGAGAAGCTCGCGGCGCGCGACCTGAACGAGCTGATGCGCTGCTGGGAGAACATCCACCGTACCTGGGTGGCTGAGTCCCACATCCGCACCATCCTGTTCCGCGAAGAGACCCGTTGGCCGGGCTACTACTTCCGCGCCGACTTCCCGAACATGGACGACAACTGGGAAGTCTTCGTGAACTGCAAGTGGGACCCGAACACGGGCGAGTGGGAAGTCTTCAAGAGAGACATCATCAGACTGTAG
- a CDS encoding CoB--CoM heterodisulfide reductase iron-sulfur subunit B family protein, giving the protein MAYIYYPGCASEATGKSNHISFEAVAHALGLELAGEIPDWNCCGATLVANAIGDFAQMALACRNLALAEKKGHDIIVACSSCYLNLAWPNELMRTNPDFAAKLNEALGAANLSYSGKLKVKHVVDVLANEIGAERIKERTIKPLEGLKVACYSGCQTVRALRRPDFDDVEYPQVMGRIVEAVGAEAVDFPLAARCCGGSQQFTNPELIYDLTGKVLDSAAAAGADVIVTTCPMCAMNTDVFQEKIGKLNKKKYNMPVLFLTQLMGVAFDLKPKDLAFQYNIVSPYGKLKKYGVKK; this is encoded by the coding sequence ATGGCGTACATTTACTATCCGGGTTGCGCATCGGAGGCGACCGGTAAGTCCAACCACATTTCGTTCGAGGCGGTAGCGCACGCTCTGGGCCTGGAACTGGCGGGCGAGATTCCGGACTGGAACTGCTGTGGCGCGACCCTGGTGGCCAATGCCATCGGCGACTTCGCCCAGATGGCGCTCGCGTGCCGCAACCTGGCCCTGGCTGAGAAGAAGGGGCACGACATCATTGTCGCCTGCAGTTCCTGCTACCTGAACCTGGCGTGGCCGAACGAGTTGATGAGGACTAATCCGGATTTCGCCGCGAAGCTCAACGAGGCTTTGGGGGCCGCGAACCTTTCCTACAGCGGCAAGCTGAAAGTCAAGCACGTGGTGGACGTACTCGCCAACGAGATCGGCGCGGAAAGAATCAAGGAACGGACCATTAAGCCGCTGGAGGGCTTGAAAGTGGCCTGCTACTCCGGCTGCCAGACGGTGCGTGCTCTCCGGCGCCCGGACTTTGACGACGTGGAGTATCCGCAGGTTATGGGCCGGATCGTGGAGGCCGTGGGCGCGGAGGCGGTGGACTTCCCCTTGGCCGCCCGGTGCTGTGGCGGTTCGCAGCAGTTCACCAACCCGGAACTGATCTACGACCTGACCGGCAAAGTGCTGGATTCGGCGGCGGCCGCCGGGGCGGACGTTATCGTCACCACCTGTCCGATGTGTGCCATGAACACCGACGTGTTCCAGGAAAAGATCGGCAAGCTTAACAAGAAGAAATACAACATGCCGGTCCTGTTCCTGACCCAGTTGATGGGCGTGGCTTTCGACCTGAAGCCGAAGGACTTGGCCTTCCAGTACAATATCGTTTCGCCTTATGGCAAACTGAAGAAGTACGGGGTCAAGAAGTAA
- a CDS encoding 4Fe-4S dicluster domain-containing protein, which translates to MPPYVIPDKCDGCQGEQEPLCELVCPGNLMVIQEHTGKAVCRDVGDCWDCMTCTKSCPRQAIQTRIQYQLAFVPGKLVPVVGPHSVTWTLIDCHGHVERFIMRTLAGDEEEEEM; encoded by the coding sequence GTGCCGCCGTACGTTATTCCCGACAAATGCGACGGGTGTCAGGGCGAGCAGGAACCGCTATGCGAGTTGGTCTGCCCGGGCAACCTGATGGTGATTCAAGAACACACCGGCAAGGCGGTTTGCCGTGATGTGGGTGATTGCTGGGACTGCATGACCTGTACCAAGTCCTGTCCGCGGCAGGCCATCCAGACCAGGATTCAGTATCAGCTGGCCTTTGTCCCCGGGAAACTCGTCCCGGTCGTCGGCCCGCACAGTGTGACCTGGACCCTGATCGACTGCCACGGTCATGTGGAACGCTTCATTATGCGGACGCTGGCCGGAGACGAAGAGGAAGAGGAAATGTAG
- a CDS encoding YlbF family regulator has product MSQEVLDKAQELGQVLTRCAEYLDVKAKQKVMFNDNTALEMLKVYHGMQEMAQRKQSQNISLSPQEIRAMEQMELKMAEHPSIRAFHESQGRYQELINKVLEMIIRVQKEDQELDILKEQVPDFASIPKNGRAEDDEDE; this is encoded by the coding sequence GTGTCGCAGGAAGTCCTCGACAAGGCCCAGGAGTTGGGCCAGGTACTCACGAGATGCGCCGAATACCTGGACGTGAAGGCTAAGCAGAAAGTGATGTTCAACGACAACACCGCGTTGGAAATGCTGAAGGTCTATCACGGCATGCAGGAAATGGCCCAAAGAAAACAGTCCCAAAACATAAGCCTGTCCCCACAGGAGATCCGGGCCATGGAGCAGATGGAGCTGAAGATGGCCGAACACCCGAGCATCAGGGCGTTTCATGAATCCCAGGGCCGATACCAGGAACTCATCAACAAGGTACTCGAAATGATCATCAGGGTACAAAAAGAGGACCAGGAACTGGACATCCTCAAGGAGCAGGTTCCGGACTTCGCGTCCATTCCCAAGAACGGCCGGGCAGAGGATGACGAGGACGAATAG
- a CDS encoding FAD-dependent oxidoreductase, translated as MTKKQAVYFCSGCGIGEALDLAALTKVANKEFKIQDVKEHPFLCSPEGVALIKQDIEAGFNTLIIAACSDRVCYDVFNFGPAVIVERVPLRERVAWVQEPGDEDTNMMAEDYMRMGLSRAKATELPEPFMAENPSRTILVVGSGLAGLTAAWEAANAGYEVVLVEKSAKLGGWAGQAYKLPPTKEPYTDLEENPIPALAKAVEDHPKIKVYKEATMEQISGGPGVFDAKIKQGGTVVDERIGAVVLAAGSRPYDPKKLDYLGFGKPNVVTQSDVEALANSGELKNVKRVAFIQCAGSRDANHLPYCSAACCVETLKQAVYLKEFNPEAQAYIFYKDIRATGKYEYFYKAVQQTGAVFIKTEIPGVEVSEDGGKLAVTGKDLILGEDVRIGDLDLVVLANGMQSNAAFGEEIAVEAEQEAAAAKEEEAVKPDQIIKSGLLNLAYRQGPEMPALKYGFPDSHFICFPYETRRTGIYAAGTVRATMQIPTAIEDGTGAALKAIQCVEAVIRGEAVHPRAGDTSYPEFFMQRCTQCKRCTEECPFGAINEDEKANPLPERTRCRRCGTCMGACPERIISFKDYSVPMIGGMGKAIEVPEEDEEKPRILIFACENDAIPALDMAGISRLKFAAWVRVIPLRCLGSLNLVWISDAMSGGFDGVMLLGCKHGEDYQCHFIKGSELAEIRLSKVSETLDRLGLESERCRMHQISIMDYFRIPQLIGDFMEKIDQLGPNPMKGF; from the coding sequence ATGACTAAGAAACAAGCCGTATACTTCTGCTCGGGTTGCGGTATTGGGGAGGCCCTGGATCTGGCGGCCCTGACCAAGGTGGCGAACAAGGAGTTTAAGATCCAGGACGTGAAGGAGCACCCCTTCCTGTGCAGCCCCGAGGGTGTCGCCCTGATCAAGCAAGACATCGAGGCGGGATTCAACACCCTCATCATCGCGGCCTGTTCAGACCGAGTCTGCTACGATGTATTCAACTTCGGTCCCGCGGTGATCGTGGAGCGGGTGCCCTTGCGGGAGCGGGTCGCCTGGGTGCAAGAACCCGGTGACGAGGACACCAACATGATGGCCGAAGACTACATGCGGATGGGCCTGTCCCGGGCCAAGGCCACCGAACTCCCAGAGCCCTTTATGGCGGAAAACCCGTCCAGGACCATCCTGGTGGTGGGCAGCGGTCTCGCCGGCCTGACGGCGGCGTGGGAGGCAGCCAACGCCGGTTACGAAGTCGTGCTGGTGGAGAAGAGCGCCAAACTTGGCGGTTGGGCCGGCCAGGCGTACAAACTGCCGCCCACGAAAGAACCGTACACCGACCTTGAGGAAAACCCCATTCCCGCGCTGGCCAAGGCGGTGGAGGACCATCCGAAGATCAAGGTGTACAAAGAGGCCACCATGGAGCAGATCTCCGGGGGGCCGGGCGTGTTCGATGCCAAGATCAAACAAGGCGGCACCGTGGTGGACGAGAGAATCGGTGCTGTCGTGCTGGCGGCCGGATCCCGGCCTTATGACCCGAAGAAGCTCGACTACTTGGGCTTCGGTAAGCCCAACGTGGTCACCCAGTCCGACGTGGAGGCTCTGGCCAACAGCGGCGAATTGAAGAACGTGAAGCGCGTGGCCTTCATCCAGTGTGCCGGATCCCGCGACGCGAACCACCTGCCGTACTGTTCGGCCGCCTGCTGTGTGGAAACCCTGAAGCAGGCCGTCTACCTCAAAGAATTCAACCCGGAAGCCCAGGCCTACATTTTCTACAAGGACATCCGGGCAACGGGCAAGTATGAGTACTTCTACAAAGCCGTCCAGCAGACGGGAGCGGTGTTCATCAAGACCGAAATCCCAGGCGTGGAAGTAAGCGAGGACGGCGGCAAGCTAGCGGTGACCGGCAAAGACCTGATCCTGGGTGAGGACGTCAGGATTGGGGACCTCGACCTTGTGGTTCTGGCCAACGGTATGCAGAGCAACGCCGCCTTCGGCGAGGAGATCGCCGTGGAAGCCGAGCAGGAAGCGGCGGCGGCCAAGGAAGAGGAAGCGGTCAAGCCGGACCAGATCATCAAGTCGGGCCTCCTGAACCTGGCGTACCGCCAGGGACCGGAAATGCCGGCCTTGAAGTACGGTTTTCCGGACTCGCACTTCATCTGCTTCCCGTACGAGACCCGCCGGACCGGGATCTACGCCGCCGGCACCGTCCGGGCGACCATGCAGATCCCGACCGCCATCGAAGACGGCACCGGCGCGGCCTTGAAGGCCATCCAGTGCGTCGAGGCCGTAATCCGTGGTGAGGCGGTGCACCCGAGAGCCGGGGATACGTCCTATCCGGAATTCTTCATGCAGCGCTGCACCCAGTGCAAGCGGTGTACTGAGGAGTGTCCGTTCGGGGCGATCAACGAGGACGAGAAGGCCAACCCGCTGCCTGAGCGGACCCGCTGCCGGCGGTGCGGCACCTGTATGGGTGCTTGCCCCGAGCGGATCATCTCCTTCAAGGACTACTCGGTACCCATGATCGGTGGAATGGGCAAGGCGATCGAGGTTCCAGAGGAAGACGAGGAAAAACCGAGAATCCTTATCTTTGCCTGCGAGAACGACGCCATCCCGGCGCTCGACATGGCGGGCATCAGCCGCCTGAAGTTCGCCGCCTGGGTACGTGTGATTCCGCTCCGGTGTCTTGGCTCGCTGAACCTGGTCTGGATCTCCGACGCCATGTCGGGGGGCTTTGACGGCGTGATGCTTCTGGGGTGCAAACATGGCGAAGACTACCAGTGCCACTTTATCAAGGGCAGTGAGCTGGCCGAGATCCGCCTGTCCAAAGTTTCGGAGACCTTGGACCGGTTGGGCCTCGAGTCCGAACGCTGCCGCATGCACCAGATCAGCATTATGGATTACTTCCGGATTCCGCAGCTCATCGGGGACTTCATGGAGAAAATCGACCAACTCGGTCCGAACCCGATGAAGGGCTTCTAG
- a CDS encoding 4Fe-4S dicluster domain-containing protein, translating to MTADKGAFRYDPTFARELSRIENGEYISQCMQCGLCVVTCPARHLMDLQPRKYFKAIQAGDKEKVLKANTPWLCTSCNLCTVRCPRGIPIIDFMHGMKKYLADTKGVKVTPGALFSKTFFDNMISRGRLWEAFLTGMFYMKAGPKAIREAMKMTDVAIPMVMKKRLPPLPGKAVKGKGDLKKIYKKASKLAKEGH from the coding sequence ATGACCGCCGATAAGGGGGCATTCAGGTACGACCCCACCTTTGCGAGAGAACTCTCCAGGATCGAAAACGGGGAGTACATCAGCCAGTGCATGCAGTGTGGTTTGTGTGTGGTAACCTGTCCGGCCCGGCACTTGATGGATCTGCAGCCGCGGAAGTACTTCAAGGCGATCCAGGCCGGCGACAAGGAAAAGGTTTTGAAGGCGAACACGCCGTGGCTGTGCACGTCATGCAACCTGTGTACGGTGAGGTGCCCGCGCGGCATTCCGATCATCGACTTCATGCACGGGATGAAGAAGTACCTGGCCGACACCAAGGGCGTGAAGGTTACGCCGGGAGCGCTCTTTAGCAAGACCTTCTTCGACAACATGATCAGCCGTGGCCGCCTGTGGGAGGCCTTCCTGACCGGGATGTTCTACATGAAGGCCGGGCCCAAGGCTATACGCGAAGCGATGAAGATGACCGATGTGGCCATACCGATGGTGATGAAAAAGCGTTTGCCTCCCTTGCCCGGTAAGGCCGTCAAGGGCAAAGGGGATCTGAAGAAGATCTACAAGAAGGCCTCCAAACTGGCGAAGGAGGGACACTAG